The Candidatus Caldatribacterium sp. genomic sequence TGAAGGAGAGACACCATGAGACCCGTACGGAGAGAGACACTCGCTGTTTTGGTTGCCGAAGAGATCCGAAGGGACATTGTCCACGGGGTGTTCAGAAGAGGAGACAAACTCCCTCCAGAGAACGAGCTCGCTCGCATCCTGGGAGTAGGAAGGCCGACGGTTAGAGAAGCTCTAAGAATCCTTGAAGGCGAAGGGTGGATTCAATTCCGCTTTGGAGGAGGCGCTTACGTGATGAAAGACGGACAGAGTCCGATTGGGAATTTTGCTCACTTCCAAAAGGAGGAAATGCTGGAACTCCTCAAGTACGAGCTTGTCCAGCTTGAGGAAGAGGGCAAAGATGTTCCCCCATCAATTCGGGAAGATTTCTCGAAACTGAAGGAGGCCGACTCTTTCGAACGAATTGAAAAGTTCTACAATGCCCTCTTCGGACTGCAAGAGAAACAGGGTTACCCGTATTTTGAGCCCTCCGATTGGGAGACGATTCAAAAGGAAAAGCCCGAGAAGAGTTCTAAGATGCCGAAGGAGATCGATACTAACGATCTTCGAGAGAAGATTGAGGGAGCTTGGCTTGGAAGATGTATTGGCTGTACCCTTGGGAAGCCGGTTGAAGGATGGCCCAAGGAAGATATAGAGGTTTATCTGAAGGCTACTGATTCGTATCCTCTTGCTGATTACTTCGTGTATGCTCCCGATAAGATTGAAGAAGGAAGACACCCTTTCCACCCTTCTGCCGTTGAGGCGACAAGGGGAAACATTGCCTGGGTACCTCGAGATGATGACATAGACTACACCATCCTTAATCTCAAGCTCGTGCAAGAGAACGGTTTTGACTTCACACCAGAGGATGTTGGAGATATGTGGCTTTCTCACCTTCCGTACAACATGGTGTACACTGCTGAGCGCCAAGCATATGCCAACTTGGTCCGAGGTCTCAAACCCCCCTTCACAGCCACCTACTGGAATCCTTTCCGGGAGTGGATTGGTGCTCAAATTCGAGCTGATATTTTTGGATACCTTGCTCCTGGGAATCCGGAACTTGCTGCCTCTTTAGCGTACCGGGATGCCTCGCTTTCCCATACCAAAAACGGTATTTACGGAGAGATGTTTGTAGCAGCAGCTATATCCGCAGCCTTTGTGAGCGATGACATTCATGAGGTTATCATGGCCGGCCTTTCTCAGGTACCCAAACGTTCTCGACTGAGCGAAATGGTAAAGGAGGTGGTGGAGTGGAGCAAGCAGGCAAAGGACTGGCTTGAGGTTTGGGAGAAAGTTGAAAAACGCTACGGAAGATACC encodes the following:
- a CDS encoding ADP-ribosylglycohydrolase family protein — its product is MRPVRRETLAVLVAEEIRRDIVHGVFRRGDKLPPENELARILGVGRPTVREALRILEGEGWIQFRFGGGAYVMKDGQSPIGNFAHFQKEEMLELLKYELVQLEEEGKDVPPSIREDFSKLKEADSFERIEKFYNALFGLQEKQGYPYFEPSDWETIQKEKPEKSSKMPKEIDTNDLREKIEGAWLGRCIGCTLGKPVEGWPKEDIEVYLKATDSYPLADYFVYAPDKIEEGRHPFHPSAVEATRGNIAWVPRDDDIDYTILNLKLVQENGFDFTPEDVGDMWLSHLPYNMVYTAERQAYANLVRGLKPPFTATYWNPFREWIGAQIRADIFGYLAPGNPELAASLAYRDASLSHTKNGIYGEMFVAAAISAAFVSDDIHEVIMAGLSQVPKRSRLSEMVKEVVEWSKQAKDWLEVWEKVEKRYGRYHWVHTLPNLAYVLIALLFGEKDFRKTVSIAVMCGRDTDCNGATAGSIIGVLLGKKGIPEEMYRPFNGKVRSAVFGFCETRIEDLVEATLSVIEKGKRVF